One region of Synechococcus sp. MW101C3 genomic DNA includes:
- a CDS encoding transglutaminase family protein: protein MLFHIRHRLDYSYDHPVFLEPMTLRLTPRQDASQRLLRHSLRIVEPPLGQASIVEPDGSDAVVLWFGEKRQSLVIEVESVVETLRDNPFAWIVTDAGAQHLPAHYQPGEAASLAPSCGGAVAEPVRSWAAELAAGAQHHTLDFLTQLTDTIHLTFHHVGRPDGEPLPASDCLTSRCGACRDTAMLFVEACRSQGLAARFVSGYSMHHPPEVSEQELHAWAEVYLPGGGWRAYDPSLGLAVADGHVAIAAAPDHQLAAPVSGTYRGTGIGSNMGYTVRLRAAATAAELNLPPADAFPGGGASLGEGAAIR from the coding sequence ATGCTGTTTCACATCCGCCATCGCCTCGATTACAGCTACGACCATCCGGTCTTCCTTGAGCCGATGACGCTGCGGCTGACACCGCGGCAGGACGCGAGCCAACGTCTGCTGCGTCACAGCCTGCGCATCGTGGAGCCCCCCCTGGGCCAGGCGAGCATCGTGGAACCCGACGGCAGTGATGCCGTGGTGCTGTGGTTCGGGGAGAAGCGGCAGTCGCTGGTGATCGAGGTGGAGTCGGTGGTGGAGACCCTGCGCGACAACCCGTTCGCCTGGATCGTCACCGATGCCGGCGCTCAGCACCTGCCGGCGCACTACCAACCGGGGGAAGCCGCCTCGCTAGCCCCCAGCTGCGGCGGAGCCGTGGCGGAGCCGGTGCGCAGCTGGGCGGCCGAGCTGGCCGCCGGTGCCCAGCACCACACGCTCGATTTCCTCACCCAGCTCACCGACACCATCCACCTCACCTTCCATCACGTGGGCCGGCCTGACGGTGAACCGCTGCCCGCCAGCGACTGCCTCACCAGCCGCTGCGGTGCCTGCCGTGACACGGCGATGCTGTTCGTGGAGGCCTGCCGCAGCCAGGGGCTGGCGGCGCGCTTCGTGAGCGGCTACTCGATGCACCACCCCCCGGAGGTGAGCGAGCAGGAGCTGCATGCCTGGGCGGAGGTGTACTTGCCCGGCGGAGGCTGGCGTGCCTATGACCCGAGCCTCGGTCTGGCCGTAGCCGACGGCCATGTGGCGATCGCCGCCGCCCCCGACCACCAGCTGGCCGCACCGGTGTCGGGCACTTACCGCGGCACCGGCATCGGTTCCAACATGGGTTACACCGTGCGGCTGCGGGCGGCGGCAACCGCCGCGGAGCTGAACCTGCCGCCAGCCGATGCCTTCCCTGGTGGCGGCGCTTCGCTTGGCGAGGGGGCCGCGATCCGTTGA